The following coding sequences are from one Panicum hallii strain FIL2 chromosome 5, PHallii_v3.1, whole genome shotgun sequence window:
- the LOC112893388 gene encoding putative chloride channel-like protein CLC-g, with protein sequence MAPPLEDHQMEEEEQRPLLTRALHRSATNNTSQVAMVGSNPCPIESLDYEIIENDLFDQNWRTRSKVDQVRYVVLKWTFCFAIGVLTGIVGFVINLAVENVSGFKHGAVSALMESTSYWTAFWLFAGSNLVFLLFASSITAFVSPAAGGSGIPEVKAYLNGVDAPNIFSMRTLAVKIAGNIAAVSSSLHVGKAGPMVHTGACIAAIFGQGGSRKYGLTCRWLRYFKNDRDRRDLVTIGAGAGVAAAFRAPVGGVLFALESLSSWWRSALIWRSFFTTAVVAVVLRLFIELCGTGRCGMFGKGGLIMYDVSTIFDDLMTYHLKDIPIVILIGVTGALLGGLYNFLMMKVLRVYNMINEKGGAHKLMLAATVSILTSCCVFGLPWLAPCRPCPTNGSPDGTCHALNRFRRFHCPPGHYNDLASLFLNINDDAIRNLYSTGTSDVYHPGSMIIFFVASYGLGVLSYGVVAPSGLFVPIILTGATYGRLVAMLLGSHSGLDHGLVAILGSASFLGGTIRMTVSVCVIILELTNNLLLLPLVMLVLLISKTVADSFNSSIYDLILQLKGLPHLDGHAEPYMRQLTVGDVVAGPLRSFNGVEKVGNIVHILRTTGHHAFPVVDEPPFSPAPVLYGLVLRAHLLVLLKKREFLPAPERYPKEYVAAGRFLAEDFDKRGSGKQDTIADVQLPSEEMEMYVDLHPFTNTSPYTVVETMSLAKALVLFREVGLRHLLVVPKACDRSPVVGILTRHDFMPEHILGLHPVLLGSRWKRLRWQKGVVAKYFRSLLVWITNSG encoded by the exons ATGGCACCGCCGCTCGAGGATCATCagatggaggaggaggagcaacGCCCGCTCCTCACCCGGGCCCTCCACCGCAGCGCCACCAACAACACCTCCCAGGTGGCCATGGTCGGCTCCAACCCCTGCCCCATTGAGAGCCTCGACTACGA GATAATAGAGAACGACTTGTTCGACCAGAACTGGAGGACGAGGTCCAAGGTTGATCAGGTGCGGTACGTGGTGCTCAAATGGACCTTCTGCTTCGCCATCGGTGTCCTCACCGGCATCGTCGGCTTCGTGATCAACCTGGCCGTCGAGAACGTCTCAGGGTTCAAGCACGGCGCCGTCTCCGCGCTCATGGAATCTACCAG CTATTGGACAGCCTTCTGGTTGTTCGCCGGCTCCAACCTGGTGTTCCTGTTGTTCGCGTCATCTATAACGGCGTTCGtatcgccggcggccggcgggtccGGGATCCCAGAGGTGAAGGCCTACCTCAACGGCGTGGACGCGCCAAACATCTTCTCGATGCGGACCCTCGCTGTCAAG ATAGCAGGGAACATTGCCGCCGTATCGTCCTCTTTGCATGTTGGCAAAGCAGGACCAATGGTTCACACCGGGGCGTGCATCGCTGCGATTTTCGGTCAGGGAGGCTCACGCAAGTACGGCCTCACCTGCCGCTGGCTACGCTACTTCAAGAACGACCGTGACCGCCGTGACCTCGTGACCATCGGCGCCGGCGCTGGTGTCGCGGCCGCTTTCCGGGCACCAGTGGGCGGTGTGTTGTTCGCCCTCGAGTCCCTCTCGTCATG GTGGCGGAGTGCGCTGATCTGGCGGTCCTTTTTCACGAcagcggtggtggcggttgtcCTGCGGCTATTTATCGAGCTTTGTGGGACCGGGAGGTGCGGGATGTTTGGCAAGGGCGGGCTAATCATGTACGACGTGAGCACGATTTTTGACGATCTTATGACCTACCACCTTAAGGATATCCCCATCGTCATCCTTATCGGCGTGACCGGCGCACTGCTTGGGGGACTCTACAACTTCCTCATGATGAAGGTTCTACGTGTCTACAACATGATCAATGA GAAAGGCGGAGCGCACAAGCTGATGCTGGCGGCCACCGTGTCTATATTAACGTCATGCTGTGTCTTCGGCCTGCCGTGGCTCGCGCCATGCCGGCCGTGCCCCACGAATGGGTCTCCAGACGGAACCTGCCACGCACTGAACCGTTTCCGGCGGTTCCACTGCCCTCCGGGCCACTACAATGACCTGGCCAGTCTTTTCCTCAACATCAATGACGACGCCATCCGCAACCTCTACTCCACCGGCACCAGTGACGTCTACCACCCGGGTtccatgatcatcttcttcgtggcgtcgtaCGGTCTTGGCGTGCTCAGCTACGGCGTCGTCGCACCGTCAGGGCTGTTTGTCCCCATCATCCTCACTGGTGCCACGTACGGGCGCCTCGTCGCCATGCTGCTCGGCAGCCACTCTGGGCTCGACCACGGCCTCGTCGCCATCCTCGGCTCCGCTTCTTTCCTCGGGGGAACCATCCGAATGACAGTGTCCGTGTGTGTCATAATCCTCGAGCTCACAAACAACCTGCTCCTGCTACCACTGGTCATGCTTGTGCTTCTCATCTCGAAGACGGTCGCCGATTCCTTCAACTCCAGCATCTACGATCTCATCCTGCAGCTCAAAGGGCTGCCCCACCTTGATGGACATGCTGAGCCGTACATGCGGCAGCTGACTGTCGGCGACGTTGTGGCCGGCCCGCTGAGGAGCTTCAACGGCGTGGAGAAGGTTGGCAACATCGTGCACATACTCCGTACAACGGGGCATCACGCGTTCCCCGTCGTCGACGAGCCGCCCTTCTCACCGGCGCCGGTTCTGTATGGGCTAGTGCTGCGCGCGCATCTTCTGGTGCTGCTGAAGAAGAGGGAGTTTCTGCCAGCACCCGAGCGGTACCCGAAGGAGTACGTGGCGGCGGGAAGGTTCCTGGCGGAGGACTTCGACAAGCGCGGGTCTGGGAAGCAGGACACTATTGCCGATGTGCAGCTGCCATCGGAGGAAATGGAGATGTACGTGGACCTTCACCCATTCACTAACACGTCGCCGTACACAGTGGTTGAGACCATGTCGCTGGCGAAGGCGCTCGTGCTGTTCCGGGAAGTCGGGCTGCGCCACCTCCTTGTCGTGCCCAAGGCCTGCGAC AGGTCGCCGGTGGTGGGCATCTTGACGAGGCATGACTTCATGCCGGAGCACATCCTGGGGTTGCATCCAGTTCTGCTGGGAAGCCGGTGGAAGAGGCTCCGGTGGCAGAAGGGCGTCGTGGCCAAGTACTTCCGCTCCCTTCTCGTTTGGATCACCAATAGCGGCTGA